A section of the Thermotoga caldifontis AZM44c09 genome encodes:
- the ftsY gene encoding signal recognition particle-docking protein FtsY: MGLFERLKQGLEKTKKAFFEGIKQLLRSGRIDEETLEELEEILIAADVGHETTSWIIEKLKEQRVEDPVSALKEILIELLEGDTSLNLTGSPSVISVVGVNGSGKTTTVAKLAAQFQSMGKSVVMAAADTFRAAAIEQLRVWGERINCTVIAHTEGSDPAAVAYDAVNHAKSKGKDIVIIDTAGRLHTKKNLMEELRKIHRVVGKLVEGAPHEVLLVIDATTGQNGLMQARVFKEMVNVTGLVITKLDGTAKGGIALAIKHQLSLPIKFIGVGESAEDLRPFDARQFVEALFS, encoded by the coding sequence GTGGGTCTGTTCGAGAGGTTGAAACAGGGGCTCGAAAAAACGAAGAAGGCTTTCTTCGAGGGAATAAAACAGCTTCTCAGGAGCGGAAGAATAGACGAAGAAACACTGGAAGAACTCGAAGAGATACTCATCGCTGCCGACGTTGGCCACGAAACGACGAGCTGGATCATCGAAAAACTCAAAGAACAGAGAGTGGAAGATCCTGTAAGCGCTTTGAAGGAGATACTGATCGAACTGCTCGAAGGCGACACATCGCTGAACCTGACAGGTTCACCGAGCGTGATAAGCGTCGTGGGTGTGAACGGTTCTGGAAAGACCACGACGGTTGCGAAACTCGCCGCACAGTTTCAGTCGATGGGCAAGAGCGTGGTGATGGCCGCTGCAGACACGTTCAGGGCCGCCGCGATCGAGCAACTCAGAGTGTGGGGAGAAAGGATCAACTGCACGGTGATCGCGCACACAGAAGGTTCAGATCCCGCGGCTGTGGCGTACGATGCGGTGAACCACGCGAAGTCGAAGGGCAAAGACATCGTGATCATCGACACGGCAGGAAGGCTCCACACAAAGAAGAACCTCATGGAAGAGCTCAGAAAGATCCACAGGGTCGTTGGAAAGCTCGTAGAAGGTGCACCACACGAAGTTCTACTCGTGATAGACGCGACGACGGGACAGAACGGCCTGATGCAGGCGCGCGTCTTCAAAGAAATGGTGAACGTGACCGGTCTTGTCATCACCAAGCTCGACGGAACCGCCAAGGGTGGTATCGCCCTGGCGATAAAACACCAGCTTTCTTTACCGATCAAATTCATCGGTGTTGGAGAAAGCGCTGAAGATCTGAGACCTTTCGATGCGCGACAGTTCGTCGAGGCGTTGTTCTCTTGA
- a CDS encoding DUF2225 domain-containing protein, which translates to MRTFWRKRYVCPVCKGEFESVRLFSEAIRIRSRESDLKPVYEGVNALMFQLVSCPNCLYTSFEDDFEKLTASEVEAVEKVSERVKQIKIDLTENKSVRDAALQYNIAAGMYVARRKLFRAAECFLKLAWLYRDADASDEERKALEHAKELFLKSYSEEDLTEERQIAALFYLGETSKRLGEKKEAVRWFSELFKRFGKSDSIYLKQARQEWQEVSFAG; encoded by the coding sequence TTGCGGACGTTCTGGCGTAAGCGTTACGTCTGTCCGGTGTGCAAAGGAGAATTTGAAAGCGTAAGATTGTTCAGCGAGGCGATCAGGATCAGGAGTCGTGAGTCAGATTTGAAACCCGTCTACGAAGGTGTCAACGCGCTGATGTTTCAGCTGGTGAGCTGTCCAAACTGTTTGTACACATCGTTCGAAGACGATTTCGAGAAGTTAACAGCTTCTGAAGTCGAAGCGGTTGAGAAAGTGTCTGAACGTGTGAAACAGATCAAAATCGATCTGACTGAGAATAAGAGCGTTCGAGATGCGGCACTGCAGTACAACATCGCTGCGGGTATGTACGTGGCAAGGAGAAAGCTGTTTCGCGCCGCCGAATGCTTTCTGAAACTGGCCTGGCTGTACAGGGACGCTGATGCTTCGGATGAGGAAAGAAAAGCACTGGAACATGCGAAAGAACTCTTTTTGAAGAGTTACAGTGAGGAAGATTTGACGGAGGAACGCCAGATCGCTGCGCTCTTCTACCTCGGTGAGACTAGCAAGCGCCTGGGAGAAAAGAAGGAAGCGGTGCGCTGGTTCTCCGAACTGTTCAAAAGGTTCGGCAAGAGCGACTCGATCTATCTGAAACAGGCCAGACAGGAATGGCAGGAGGTCTCATTTGCGGGATGA
- a CDS encoding peptidoglycan DD-metalloendopeptidase family protein, whose protein sequence is MKIIRLTAIFLLVILLFACTQYDRDILEQINRKLDDFEYRLAALERSVYTNQKAVENLQSDVKKISDELSTAKKLISEQRSIPAVSQEDVNQILARINSLEMRFNQLSVALNVSDIRQLIYKISDLETAQKQQQIAYERFVRNTEELLSQVNAEETAKRLSKLENSVTSISNQIGELLELSSRLRALENAFDALSMSPQATIVDVTGLEREIFQVKSKMQELEVGLRREMERKFEEISSRQALTSPADLQQYVANTTALVQQLNLELEMLRGVVREYDRERFLRLDQDYITYVVKPNDTLSSIMKAYGLGQDKLRLIVELNNIQDPNKLLVGQRIKIPIEDRSRLFAYPLEKPLSLEDVVSTFGRPTGTGVTTGITISLERGSRVFSILPGRIVSIMQTESGYYVRIDHGNGILAVYGNLSTINVTANSWVSRGQTLGTVDGLFHFEIWIDGEPRDPLRILLKYVGKFEATFYSEWDDGKLPEHPTFRVTTLGTIPREWRTLAADPSVIPLGSVVYIPQFADKPNFGLFVVEDTGLLIKNNIIDIYVNSPQLALQNMRSEVDVYLVAPNTR, encoded by the coding sequence ATGAAAATTATCAGGCTTACCGCGATATTTCTGTTGGTGATTCTGCTCTTTGCCTGCACACAGTACGACAGAGACATCCTCGAACAGATCAACAGAAAGCTCGACGACTTCGAGTACAGGCTCGCAGCACTCGAAAGGAGCGTTTACACGAACCAGAAGGCCGTTGAAAATCTTCAAAGCGACGTGAAGAAGATCTCCGACGAGCTTTCGACCGCGAAAAAACTCATCAGCGAGCAGAGGAGTATTCCAGCCGTTTCTCAGGAAGACGTGAACCAGATCCTGGCGCGCATCAACTCGCTCGAGATGCGTTTCAATCAACTGTCTGTGGCCCTGAACGTTTCCGACATAAGACAGTTGATATACAAAATCTCTGACCTGGAAACGGCACAGAAACAACAACAGATCGCTTACGAGCGTTTTGTCAGGAACACCGAGGAACTGCTGTCCCAGGTGAACGCGGAAGAAACGGCAAAGAGACTGAGCAAGCTCGAAAACAGCGTCACGTCGATATCGAACCAGATAGGCGAACTGCTCGAACTCTCCTCGAGACTGAGAGCACTTGAAAACGCGTTCGATGCACTTTCAATGAGCCCGCAGGCTACCATCGTCGATGTGACGGGTTTGGAAAGAGAGATCTTCCAGGTGAAGTCGAAGATGCAGGAGCTCGAAGTCGGTTTGAGACGTGAGATGGAAAGAAAGTTCGAAGAAATCTCTTCAAGACAGGCCCTGACCAGTCCAGCAGACCTGCAGCAGTACGTCGCGAACACCACGGCGCTCGTTCAACAACTCAACTTAGAGCTCGAGATGCTGCGCGGTGTGGTGAGGGAGTACGACAGAGAAAGGTTTCTCAGACTCGATCAGGATTACATCACTTACGTGGTGAAACCCAACGACACACTTTCGAGCATAATGAAAGCCTACGGGCTTGGTCAGGACAAACTCAGACTCATCGTGGAGCTCAACAACATCCAGGACCCAAACAAACTCCTCGTGGGCCAGAGAATAAAGATCCCCATAGAGGACAGGAGCAGGTTGTTCGCCTATCCTCTGGAAAAACCTCTCAGTTTAGAGGACGTGGTATCGACCTTCGGACGGCCCACAGGCACAGGTGTGACAACGGGCATAACGATCAGCCTGGAAAGAGGTTCTCGCGTGTTTTCAATCCTGCCTGGCAGGATCGTGAGCATAATGCAAACTGAAAGTGGTTATTACGTGCGCATCGATCACGGGAACGGAATACTCGCGGTTTATGGAAACCTTTCGACAATCAACGTCACCGCCAACAGCTGGGTGAGCAGAGGGCAGACTCTGGGAACTGTGGACGGTTTGTTCCATTTCGAGATATGGATAGATGGAGAGCCGAGGGATCCTCTGCGCATCCTGCTGAAGTATGTGGGAAAATTCGAAGCCACTTTCTATTCTGAATGGGACGATGGAAAGCTACCCGAACATCCAACCTTCCGTGTCACGACGCTCGGAACGATCCCCAGGGAGTGGAGAACTCTCGCCGCGGATCCATCGGTGATCCCCCTGGGAAGCGTGGTGTACATACCACAGTTCGCCGATAAACCGAACTTTGGGCTTTTCGTCGTTGAGGACACTGGACTGCTCATAAAGAACAACATCATCGACATCTACGTCAACAGTCCGCAACTGGCCCTACAGAACATGCGCAGCGAGGTGGACGTGTACCTCGTTGCGCCGAACACGAGGTGA
- a CDS encoding RrF2 family transcriptional regulator, whose amino-acid sequence MILLAFTIKSEYAFRIILSIAGCEKLTSLTNVCKGTKVPKEFAEKIVLQLRKAGILKAKRGRSGGYELAKDPSQITAYDIVAAVDDLEKITKCSRELCNRAGTEICTIKTLVWDRVMDCIRETLTRVTLQELLGTCGREKV is encoded by the coding sequence GTGATTCTTCTGGCATTCACCATCAAGAGTGAGTACGCGTTCAGAATAATTCTCTCAATCGCAGGGTGTGAAAAACTGACCTCGCTCACGAACGTTTGCAAGGGTACAAAGGTGCCGAAGGAGTTCGCAGAAAAGATCGTGCTCCAGTTGAGGAAGGCGGGTATTCTGAAAGCCAAGAGAGGTAGAAGTGGAGGATACGAGCTCGCGAAGGATCCCTCCCAGATCACGGCCTACGACATCGTGGCCGCGGTTGACGATCTGGAAAAGATCACAAAATGCAGCCGGGAGCTGTGCAACCGCGCGGGTACGGAAATCTGCACGATCAAAACCCTGGTGTGGGACAGGGTGATGGATTGCATCAGGGAAACTCTCACGAGAGTAACGCTTCAAGAATTGCTTGGAACCTGTGGGAGGGAAAAGGTGTGA
- a CDS encoding GAF domain-containing protein, with amino-acid sequence MRKVVQNVADDFFEMLQYDKNQWPNYWKILRARHEPLIDEYEKALNLSQEWTVTLLKNMERRNLDRLMQHWHSISHEQKYHCSKLITAKHELFELNREEFTIVLTGLLGVKDWVAVRGKREWVIMIDLLSLWNKNLLNELPYVAYQAALSFKRNERYGDYLSKKELFQKLSNDIEEAFKKERIEEVMESVCRILYENVPHYNWVGFYLTDTSKPDELVLGPFVGEPTEHVRIPFGRGICGQAAQRKTTFIVEDVSKETNYLSCSPKVQSEIVVPILVNGQVFGELDIDSHVLNSFDETDKDFLEDICKKISQRVMVKG; translated from the coding sequence GTGAGAAAGGTTGTTCAAAACGTAGCGGACGACTTCTTCGAAATGCTCCAGTACGACAAGAACCAGTGGCCGAACTACTGGAAGATCCTCAGAGCCAGACACGAGCCACTGATAGACGAGTACGAAAAGGCGTTGAACCTGTCACAAGAATGGACAGTCACTCTCTTGAAGAACATGGAGAGACGCAACCTCGACAGATTGATGCAGCACTGGCACTCGATCTCTCACGAACAGAAGTATCACTGTTCGAAACTGATCACGGCCAAGCACGAGCTTTTCGAACTCAACCGCGAAGAGTTCACGATCGTGCTCACCGGCTTGCTCGGCGTAAAGGACTGGGTCGCGGTCAGAGGTAAGCGCGAGTGGGTGATAATGATCGATCTTCTCAGTCTCTGGAACAAGAATCTGCTGAATGAGCTTCCGTACGTGGCGTACCAGGCAGCTTTGAGTTTCAAGAGGAACGAAAGATACGGTGATTATCTCTCGAAAAAGGAACTGTTCCAGAAGCTTTCGAACGACATCGAAGAAGCCTTCAAGAAGGAAAGGATCGAAGAGGTCATGGAAAGCGTCTGCCGGATCCTTTATGAAAACGTTCCACACTACAACTGGGTTGGATTCTATCTGACCGACACGTCGAAACCCGACGAGCTCGTCCTGGGACCGTTCGTTGGTGAACCGACCGAGCACGTGAGGATTCCCTTCGGAAGGGGCATATGCGGACAGGCCGCTCAGCGAAAGACGACCTTCATAGTTGAAGATGTGTCCAAGGAGACGAACTATCTCTCCTGCAGCCCGAAGGTCCAGTCGGAGATCGTGGTACCCATACTCGTGAACGGACAGGTCTTCGGAGAGCTGGACATCGACAGTCACGTACTCAACAGCTTCGATGAAACCGATAAAGATTTTCTTGAAGATATCTGTAAAAAGATCTCACAGAGGGTGATGGTGAAAGGATGA
- a CDS encoding type III PLP-dependent enzyme codes for MTVNELVRKAAKKLETPFLLIDLDIVEDNYRKLANAIPGCKIFYAVKANSHPRIIERLRDLGSNFDVASVGEINKLLSLQITPDRMIFANPIKRERDIAYAYDIGLNLFVADSPMELEKIAENAPGSQVVIRVAVENRHSDWPLSRKFGTDPLSAVQLIEQAARLRLHPVGVSFHVGSQNYDPKSWWNAIESVARVFYWAEKLYGINLHVLDIGGGMPVKHVKPIPDVDDIGRTVMQAVNEFLYGVNDLQIFAEPGRSMVGDSAILVTRVLLRCRRGSEEWVYIDAGVFHGLMETIENFRYEIVVEGKENEQKMPFVLAGPTCDSVDKIYDDAMLPYNVTLDDILYFINAGAYTVEYATNFNGIPGPRVYFVQDLASTI; via the coding sequence ATGACAGTGAACGAACTTGTCAGAAAGGCTGCGAAGAAGCTCGAAACTCCCTTTCTGCTCATCGACCTCGACATCGTTGAAGACAACTACAGAAAGCTGGCAAACGCCATTCCAGGCTGCAAAATTTTCTACGCAGTGAAAGCCAACAGCCATCCGAGGATCATCGAAAGGCTCAGAGATCTTGGAAGCAACTTCGACGTAGCCTCCGTGGGTGAGATCAACAAACTGCTGAGCCTTCAGATCACGCCAGACAGGATGATCTTCGCCAATCCCATAAAGAGGGAAAGGGACATCGCTTACGCGTACGACATAGGATTGAACCTGTTCGTCGCAGATTCACCCATGGAGCTGGAAAAGATCGCCGAAAACGCTCCGGGCTCTCAGGTGGTCATCAGGGTTGCGGTTGAGAACAGGCACAGCGACTGGCCACTCTCGAGGAAGTTCGGTACCGACCCGCTGAGCGCGGTGCAGCTCATAGAACAGGCTGCCAGGCTCAGACTCCATCCTGTGGGTGTGAGCTTCCACGTCGGGTCGCAGAATTACGATCCCAAAAGCTGGTGGAACGCCATCGAGAGTGTGGCAAGAGTCTTCTACTGGGCTGAAAAGCTGTACGGGATCAACCTGCACGTGCTCGACATCGGTGGAGGCATGCCTGTGAAACATGTCAAGCCGATCCCGGACGTCGATGATATCGGTCGTACCGTCATGCAGGCTGTCAACGAGTTCCTGTACGGAGTGAACGATCTTCAGATCTTCGCCGAACCCGGTCGTTCCATGGTCGGCGACTCGGCCATACTGGTCACCAGGGTCCTGCTTAGGTGTCGGCGCGGGAGTGAAGAATGGGTCTACATAGACGCCGGAGTCTTCCACGGTCTGATGGAAACCATCGAGAACTTCCGCTACGAGATCGTCGTTGAAGGAAAAGAGAACGAACAGAAGATGCCCTTCGTTCTGGCAGGTCCCACGTGCGACAGCGTCGACAAGATCTACGACGATGCGATGCTCCCGTACAACGTTACGCTCGATGACATTCTGTACTTCATAAACGCGGGGGCATACACGGTTGAGTACGCCACGAACTTCAACGGGATCCCTGGCCCGCGCGTGTACTTCGTTCAGGATTTAGCTTCAACGATCTGA
- a CDS encoding secondary thiamine-phosphate synthase enzyme YjbQ yields MKGFSLRTKQRVEMVDITDQVQQIVAESGVKSGVCFVFVPHTTAGITINEGADRSVRMDIVERLSHIVPANANYHHLEGNSDAHIKASLIGSSVTVPIENAKLALGTWQRIFFCEFDGPRAREVFVQIVEAKS; encoded by the coding sequence ATGAAGGGCTTTTCTCTCAGAACGAAGCAGAGAGTCGAAATGGTTGATATCACGGACCAGGTCCAGCAGATCGTGGCGGAGTCAGGTGTGAAATCCGGTGTCTGTTTCGTTTTCGTACCACACACCACGGCGGGGATCACCATCAACGAGGGTGCCGACAGGTCCGTTCGGATGGACATCGTGGAGAGGCTGTCACACATCGTGCCCGCCAACGCGAACTACCATCATCTGGAAGGTAATTCCGACGCTCACATAAAGGCGAGCTTGATAGGTTCTTCTGTGACTGTCCCCATCGAGAACGCAAAGCTCGCCCTCGGTACCTGGCAACGCATATTCTTCTGTGAATTCGACGGTCCGAGGGCGAGAGAGGTGTTCGTTCAGATCGTTGAAGCTAAATCCTGA
- the minD gene encoding septum site-determining protein MinD, which translates to MAKVIVVTSGKGGVGKTTVTANLGCTLAKLGEKVCVIDADIGLKNLDVVLGLENRVVHTLLDVVNGKVSAQEALVKHKQQRNLYLLATSQVATKEMVSPEDMKAVVKALHPLFDYILIDSPAGIERGFRNAVAPAEMALIVTTPELPALSDADRVVGLLENLGFDEKTMKVVLNRFKPKMVKAGEMLTEQDVASTLALEIIGVIPDCEDVIIATNKGIPVVLNGDLSITRVFENIARRLKGETIPLDQDLMQVQEKGLLAFFRNLFGRKRS; encoded by the coding sequence GTGGCCAAAGTCATCGTCGTTACGTCTGGAAAAGGTGGAGTCGGCAAAACAACCGTGACTGCCAACCTCGGTTGCACTCTGGCAAAACTCGGTGAAAAGGTGTGCGTGATAGATGCGGACATCGGCCTGAAGAATCTGGATGTGGTGCTCGGACTGGAGAACAGGGTCGTTCACACCTTGCTCGACGTGGTCAACGGTAAGGTGAGTGCCCAGGAGGCTCTGGTGAAACACAAGCAGCAGCGCAACTTGTACCTCCTGGCGACGTCCCAGGTTGCAACCAAAGAGATGGTCTCACCAGAGGATATGAAGGCGGTCGTGAAGGCCCTCCACCCCCTGTTCGATTACATACTCATCGATTCTCCAGCGGGTATAGAGAGAGGTTTCAGGAACGCGGTCGCACCGGCCGAGATGGCTCTGATAGTCACCACCCCGGAACTTCCAGCGCTCTCGGATGCCGACAGGGTCGTTGGTCTGTTGGAGAACCTTGGATTCGATGAAAAAACGATGAAGGTCGTGTTGAACAGGTTCAAACCGAAGATGGTCAAGGCCGGTGAGATGCTCACCGAGCAGGACGTTGCCTCAACGCTCGCGCTCGAGATCATCGGGGTCATCCCTGACTGCGAGGACGTCATAATCGCCACGAACAAAGGGATTCCCGTTGTACTCAACGGAGATCTGAGCATAACGCGCGTCTTCGAGAACATCGCGAGACGCCTCAAAGGGGAAACCATACCGCTGGATCAGGATCTGATGCAGGTGCAGGAAAAAGGTTTGCTTGCCTTCTTCAGAAATCTCTTCGGCCGAAAGAGGAGCTGA
- a CDS encoding CBS domain-containing protein, translated as MFVRNWLNDDFPSIGVKATVQEALNQMRKYKTDYCVTVDEEGRFTGFVYKNSIANADLGSSVEDYVVFPDFFTHEDSYIEEAALTFRESQERCLAVVDSDMKVKGVITLTEVLEAFVAITAMDEPGVRILLTLQDKPGELKKVLDVFALNNINVLAVNTVKRDGFRSVSIKVDASEPKQIERLLKELGIEFLKVVKEEGF; from the coding sequence ATGTTCGTGAGGAACTGGTTGAACGATGATTTTCCCTCCATCGGCGTGAAGGCGACGGTGCAGGAAGCTCTCAACCAGATGAGGAAATACAAAACCGACTATTGTGTGACCGTCGACGAAGAAGGAAGGTTCACCGGCTTCGTTTACAAAAACAGTATCGCGAACGCTGACCTTGGATCGTCCGTGGAAGATTACGTCGTGTTTCCCGACTTCTTCACCCACGAAGACAGTTACATAGAAGAAGCCGCGCTCACTTTCAGAGAATCCCAGGAACGCTGTTTGGCGGTCGTCGACTCGGACATGAAGGTGAAGGGTGTGATCACGCTCACCGAAGTGCTCGAAGCTTTCGTCGCCATAACTGCAATGGACGAACCGGGTGTTCGTATACTGCTCACGCTGCAGGATAAGCCTGGAGAATTGAAGAAGGTCCTTGACGTGTTCGCGCTGAACAACATCAACGTACTCGCGGTGAACACGGTCAAACGTGACGGTTTTCGAAGCGTTTCCATAAAGGTGGATGCTTCGGAGCCTAAACAGATAGAAAGACTTCTCAAGGAACTTGGAATCGAATTTCTGAAAGTTGTGAAGGAGGAAGGCTTCTGA
- a CDS encoding undecaprenyl-diphosphate phosphatase: MLLAAVQGATEFLPVSSSGHVLLFSRFFQVDANLRTVVLLHAGSLLAVVLFVRGDILRVLKTWRILVNLAVSTVPAAVVGFLFEEHVERVFENSTFLPLFFSITAMFLLLASLKEGDRSLESMNIKHAFLIGLFQAVAVLPGVSRSGMVLSAVTLLGYRKEEAVSYTFLMAIPVLLGASLLKLRQADVVMSPIFVVSFVSSLIALAVLKKIVTIRKLRLFADYCLAIAFLSFLLG, translated from the coding sequence TTGCTCCTGGCGGCGGTGCAGGGTGCGACAGAATTTCTGCCCGTTTCGAGCTCGGGCCACGTTCTTCTGTTCTCAAGATTCTTCCAAGTCGATGCGAACCTGCGGACAGTTGTGCTCCTGCACGCAGGAAGTTTGCTCGCGGTGGTCCTGTTCGTTCGCGGAGATATTTTGAGAGTTTTAAAAACATGGAGGATCCTTGTGAACCTCGCTGTTTCCACCGTCCCGGCGGCAGTTGTGGGCTTTCTCTTCGAAGAACACGTTGAGAGGGTGTTTGAAAATTCGACGTTTCTACCGCTGTTTTTCTCCATCACCGCGATGTTCTTGCTTCTGGCGTCGTTGAAAGAGGGAGACAGAAGCTTGGAATCGATGAACATCAAGCACGCGTTCCTGATAGGGCTCTTCCAAGCTGTTGCCGTTTTGCCGGGAGTTTCGAGAAGCGGAATGGTCTTATCCGCCGTCACACTGCTCGGCTACAGGAAGGAAGAAGCCGTGAGCTACACGTTCCTGATGGCGATACCTGTGCTCCTCGGTGCGAGTTTGCTGAAATTGAGGCAAGCGGACGTGGTGATGAGTCCGATTTTCGTGGTTTCTTTCGTCAGCAGTTTGATCGCGCTCGCTGTGTTGAAAAAGATAGTCACGATACGAAAATTGCGACTGTTCGCCGACTATTGTCTGGCGATCGCATTTTTGAGTTTTCTTCTGGGGTGA
- a CDS encoding MBL fold metallo-hydrolase has translation MKFEVLVPGGSIRFPPYVMAPYCTVALLSDGKRLVLVEPGGFPSWEALERALKERGIKPQDVTDLVVSHVHMDHIFCSIFFTNATVHVHERYKDKNYAAFGPMSGPFYSMVLERWKEVHTLKDGDVLFDCVRVFHTPYHSSEHISLLIETENMGKILMPGDICYSRIEYFEYMKGYKKDAAGEFITKMSKECDWIVFSHDVPMKVGGA, from the coding sequence GTGAAGTTCGAGGTTCTCGTACCTGGTGGAAGCATCAGATTTCCACCTTACGTGATGGCACCGTACTGTACCGTGGCGTTGCTGAGCGATGGGAAGAGACTCGTGCTCGTTGAACCTGGGGGATTTCCCAGCTGGGAGGCTCTGGAACGCGCGTTGAAAGAAAGGGGCATCAAACCACAGGACGTGACGGACCTCGTCGTGTCGCACGTGCACATGGACCACATTTTCTGCTCGATCTTTTTCACGAACGCTACGGTCCACGTCCACGAAAGATACAAGGACAAGAACTACGCGGCGTTCGGACCGATGAGTGGGCCTTTCTACAGCATGGTTCTGGAAAGGTGGAAGGAAGTTCATACACTGAAGGATGGGGACGTGCTCTTCGATTGTGTGCGAGTGTTTCACACGCCGTACCATTCTTCAGAACACATCTCTTTGCTGATAGAGACCGAGAACATGGGAAAGATCCTGATGCCCGGGGACATATGTTACAGCAGGATCGAGTACTTCGAATACATGAAAGGTTACAAGAAGGACGCAGCGGGAGAATTCATCACGAAGATGTCTAAGGAGTGCGATTGGATCGTTTTCAGTCACGATGTTCCCATGAAGGTTGGAGGTGCGTGA
- a CDS encoding carboxymuconolactone decarboxylase family protein, with amino-acid sequence MIEEFIDYRARLNKLIQEKGNLHTKRFMNLDSQVYEKGALDTKTKEMLGLVASMVLRCNDCIAYHMIRLFQLGTSDEEFFEIFNVALVVGGSIVIPHLRKAVEILEELRELERNGKTVSL; translated from the coding sequence ATGATAGAGGAGTTCATCGATTACAGGGCGAGGTTGAACAAACTGATACAGGAGAAGGGAAATCTCCACACGAAGCGGTTCATGAACCTCGACTCGCAGGTGTACGAAAAAGGCGCTCTGGATACGAAGACGAAGGAAATGCTCGGGCTCGTGGCTTCGATGGTGCTCAGGTGCAACGATTGCATCGCGTACCACATGATAAGGTTGTTCCAGCTTGGAACGAGCGATGAGGAATTCTTCGAGATCTTCAACGTGGCGCTGGTCGTCGGAGGTTCGATCGTGATTCCGCACCTCAGGAAGGCGGTCGAAATCCTGGAAGAGCTGAGGGAGCTCGAGAGGAATGGCAAGACTGTTTCTCTTTGA